AATTGGCCGCAGCTTACACAGGCCCTCGCATCAATACCGTTTCCCAATTCCTAGATAATGATCTATGGCAACAAGGGTTCATCCAGATGGATCTGTCTGCCGAAAAGAAATTCAAAAACAATCTCAGCATTTTTGTTAAAGGAGGAAACCTATTAAATACACCTTTAAAACTATTTATTAAAGGCACCAACCCAAACAATGCCAATATAGCGACAGAATTTGATGGTAAAACACTGATTCGTAACGACTATTACAAACAGACCTATTTATTGGGTATACGCTACAAATTATAAACCATTTGATCATTCATCATAAAAGACAAAAAATGAAAGCAAAACAAATGTTTACCTGCCTTGCCCTGTTTATGGCAATTTTTACAGGCTGTGAAAAGGCCAACATCAATGTAGATCCAGATACCGGCAACGGATCAGCCATCGGCGAAGTTTCCGGAATATGGAAAAGAGGAAGTACGCAGCACATCACCGGCGATATTATCATCCCTGAAGGTCAATCGCTGACTATAGAAGAAGGCGTAACCGTAATTATGGATGCTGTAGCAAAACCAGAAATCATTGTAAAAGGAAATCTTTATGCAGAGGGCACCCAGGCATTCCCTATAAAATTTACTGTTGATGAAGCTCTTAGAACTGAGGAGAATAAATTTGGCCGTTTATGGGGCGGAATTTTAGCTGCTCCAAGTTGTACTGAGCTGCTACTCAACTATACAATTATTGAATACGCAGGCGCCACTACTTCTGATGCATCCACATCCGTAAAACAAAAGCTCTATAAGGGAAAAGCAGGTGAAAACCTACCCTCATTATGGTTTGCCAATGTAAATGGCAAGCTGGTAGTGACCAACAGCATTTTCAGGAACCTTCAGGAAGACTGTACTTATATAGAAGGTGGAAAGATCATTTTTGCGAACAACCAGTTTTACACCACGGGTTTAACCGGTGGTGAGGCCATCAATTTTAAATCAGGCTGTCTGGCAGATGTGGCTTACAACCTTGTTTACAGTACCAATACCAATGCTTTAAAACTGTCAAACAGTGGCGACAGGAGTCCTCAGGCTTACATTATAGCATACAACAACACACTTATCAATACCGGATGGCGCAGGCCAACAGCCAAAGGAGGCTCTATCTGGGTTGAAGCAACGGTTCGTGTGAGCATATTTAACAACATTTTTGCGAATACTCGTTTTGGTATAAAACGGGATACAAAAGCTCCTGAAGACAGCCGGTCCCTGTTTGGCAACAATTTGTATTATGGATACGACCAGACTACAGTAAACCAGTTTCAGCCAACGGCCGAAATCATAGCCGGCACCAATGATATCATTGGCAAAACTGCAGGGGCGAATGACCCGAAATTCGTAAACTATCCG
This is a stretch of genomic DNA from Candidatus Pedobacter colombiensis. It encodes these proteins:
- a CDS encoding right-handed parallel beta-helix repeat-containing protein → MKAKQMFTCLALFMAIFTGCEKANINVDPDTGNGSAIGEVSGIWKRGSTQHITGDIIIPEGQSLTIEEGVTVIMDAVAKPEIIVKGNLYAEGTQAFPIKFTVDEALRTEENKFGRLWGGILAAPSCTELLLNYTIIEYAGATTSDASTSVKQKLYKGKAGENLPSLWFANVNGKLVVTNSIFRNLQEDCTYIEGGKIIFANNQFYTTGLTGGEAINFKSGCLADVAYNLVYSTNTNALKLSNSGDRSPQAYIIAYNNTLINTGWRRPTAKGGSIWVEATVRVSIFNNIFANTRFGIKRDTKAPEDSRSLFGNNLYYGYDQTTVNQFQPTAEIIAGTNDIIGKTAGANDPKFVNYPVNTDVNNATFNTAWSFHLQAGSPALGKGKTDFTPHHIAGLVLNGITYKSPAPANYIGAYGSPN